A stretch of the Desulfobacter sp. genome encodes the following:
- a CDS encoding 16S rRNA (uracil(1498)-N(3))-methyltransferase, which produces MQKFIIDSKEIEMSKIHIKGQDARHIKKVLRLKLDDDLSMTDGRGKDFCGKIIGLTQESVEVVVTEEKKSITESDLDLTLCTAMLKHKKMDEVVKQISQLGVTQWLPFFSKRSIPMSNPKKQARQMERWQSIARESLKQCRRSCLVKLHPPMGFESMLDFANPYPVKIAFWEEAARPLRKLPAVEKTRAIVLVGPEGGFDPGEISQAREAGFLFYTLGPRILRAETAAVLGAGLVQYLLGDMGGR; this is translated from the coding sequence ATGCAAAAATTTATCATTGATTCCAAAGAAATTGAAATGTCGAAGATACATATAAAGGGCCAGGATGCCAGACATATTAAAAAGGTACTCCGTCTTAAGCTCGACGATGATCTGTCCATGACAGACGGCAGGGGCAAGGACTTTTGTGGAAAAATAATAGGTTTGACTCAGGAGAGTGTCGAGGTGGTTGTCACTGAAGAAAAAAAGAGTATCACCGAGTCAGACCTTGATTTGACCTTGTGCACGGCCATGCTCAAACATAAGAAAATGGACGAGGTGGTCAAGCAGATCTCCCAGCTTGGGGTGACCCAATGGCTGCCTTTTTTTTCCAAACGGTCGATTCCAATGTCTAATCCTAAAAAGCAGGCGCGTCAGATGGAACGCTGGCAGTCCATTGCCAGAGAATCCTTAAAACAGTGCAGAAGAAGCTGCCTTGTAAAACTCCATCCGCCCATGGGATTTGAGTCCATGTTAGATTTTGCCAACCCTTACCCGGTTAAAATTGCCTTTTGGGAAGAGGCGGCAAGGCCCTTAAGAAAATTGCCGGCAGTGGAAAAGACCAGGGCCATTGTTCTTGTCGGCCCTGAAGGCGGGTTTGATCCCGGTGAAATCAGCCAGGCCAGGGAGGCAGGATTTTTATTCTATACCCTGGGTCCGAGAATTCTTAGGGCTGAAACCGCAGCAGTCCTGGGGGCAGGGCTTGTTCAGTATCTTCTCGGGGATATGGGGGGAAGATAA
- a CDS encoding ISAs1 family transposase, with the protein MNEKKSLETFFDNIQDPRHHNKLHNLIDVVIIAICAVVAGADTYEQIENFGKKRKRWLSKFLSLPHGIPSHDTFGRIFERMNPNEFQSSFMHWVQSVAKMTKGQVIAIDGKTLRRSHDTSNDKKAIHMISAWASSNKVVLGQLKTEEKSNEITAIPNLLKLLDISGCIITIDAMGTQKKIAETIINKGCDYVLALKENHKTLHDEAVLFFNKMEEMKNQGYQFNEQTSVDGGHGRVETRRAVITSDIDWFEDKKS; encoded by the coding sequence ATGAACGAAAAAAAATCTCTTGAAACTTTTTTTGACAATATTCAGGACCCCAGACACCACAATAAGCTTCATAATTTAATTGATGTCGTCATCATCGCAATTTGTGCGGTAGTTGCTGGCGCAGACACTTATGAGCAAATTGAAAACTTTGGCAAAAAGAGAAAAAGGTGGTTGTCAAAATTTCTAAGCCTTCCCCATGGGATACCCTCCCATGACACCTTTGGCAGAATTTTTGAAAGGATGAACCCGAATGAATTTCAGAGCAGTTTTATGCACTGGGTTCAGTCGGTTGCAAAGATGACCAAAGGTCAAGTCATTGCAATCGACGGCAAAACTCTAAGGCGTTCACACGATACCTCCAATGATAAGAAAGCCATTCATATGATCAGTGCGTGGGCTTCGTCTAATAAAGTGGTTTTAGGGCAATTAAAAACCGAAGAAAAATCAAATGAAATTACGGCCATTCCAAATCTTTTAAAACTTTTAGATATCTCGGGCTGCATTATAACCATTGATGCCATGGGCACTCAAAAGAAAATCGCTGAAACCATAATAAACAAAGGGTGTGACTATGTCCTTGCCCTGAAAGAAAATCATAAAACCTTGCATGATGAAGCGGTACTTTTTTTCAATAAAATGGAAGAAATGAAAAATCAGGGGTACCAGTTTAATGAACAGACCAGTGTTGACGGAGGGCACGGTCGAGTCGAAACGCGCAGGGCTGTGATAACCTCTGATATTGATTGGTTTGAAGATAAAAAAAGTTAG
- a CDS encoding ISAs1 family transposase translates to MIESTREMDGQISHEKRYYISSLDSDPNIFGNAVRRHWGIENSVHWVLDIAFREDESRVRKGNSPENFAAIRHIALNLLRNNKTFKGSVKTVLLQKIINV, encoded by the coding sequence ATGATTGAATCCACCCGAGAAATGGACGGCCAGATCAGTCATGAAAAGCGATATTATATATCGAGCCTGGATAGCGACCCCAATATTTTTGGTAATGCTGTCAGGAGGCATTGGGGAATTGAAAATTCAGTGCATTGGGTATTGGATATTGCGTTCCGTGAAGACGAAAGCAGAGTCAGAAAGGGGAACTCTCCTGAGAATTTTGCAGCGATTCGGCACATTGCATTAAATTTATTACGGAACAATAAGACATTTAAAGGGAGTGTAAAAACGGTTCTGTTGCAAAAAATTATTAATGTCTGA
- a CDS encoding IS6 family transposase, producing the protein MKNENPFKWRHYEKEIILLNVRWYLRYQLSYRNLEEMMQERGLSMDHSTIYRWVQRYAPEMEKRSRKYLRQSNDSYRIDETYIKVRGKMKYLYRAVDSRGNTIDFLLRSRRNMESAKRFFKKMLRASNSSRPRVLSVDGNPAYPPAVKALKEKKLLNKDCILRQNKYLNNIIEQDHRFIKKLVRAGMGFKTFHSAWRTLKGYEIMNMIRKGQVKNIRKGEILKQKEFVENLFSYAA; encoded by the coding sequence ATGAAAAATGAAAACCCTTTCAAGTGGCGTCATTATGAAAAAGAAATCATCCTGTTGAATGTTCGCTGGTATCTGAGATATCAACTGAGTTACAGGAATCTGGAAGAGATGATGCAAGAACGGGGCTTGTCTATGGATCACAGTACCATTTACCGATGGGTTCAGCGCTATGCTCCTGAAATGGAAAAGCGAAGCAGGAAGTATCTGCGGCAATCAAATGATTCTTACCGTATTGATGAAACATATATCAAGGTGCGGGGGAAAATGAAGTATCTTTACCGAGCGGTCGATTCCCGTGGAAATACCATCGATTTTCTTCTTCGCAGCAGACGTAATATGGAATCTGCCAAACGATTTTTTAAAAAGATGCTGCGAGCTTCCAATAGCTCCAGACCTCGGGTTCTGAGTGTTGACGGAAATCCTGCATATCCTCCGGCAGTAAAGGCTTTGAAAGAAAAAAAGCTTCTGAATAAGGACTGTATCCTAAGACAGAATAAATATCTGAACAATATTATTGAGCAAGACCACCGGTTTATCAAAAAGCTTGTCAGAGCTGGTATGGGGTTCAAGACATTTCATTCTGCCTGGCGGACGCTAAAAGGCTATGAAATTATGAACATGATCAGAAAAGGACAAGTTAAAAATATCAGGAAGGGAGAAATTTTAAAGCAGAAAGAATTCGTCGAAAATCTGTTTTCTTATGCTGCGTAA
- a CDS encoding aminotransferase class III-fold pyridoxal phosphate-dependent enzyme, producing the protein MEKSEIIEMAKNYLCPGKIDTFGQIGIDLVIGKRKGPYIFDHDGKKLIDLRINGGTFNLGHRPPELIQVLVSALEKTDIGNHHFASEARAVLARKLAENTPGDLHYTVFASGGSEAVDIAVKTARWATKRKKILSLDKGYHGSTGISGNLGDPNNAQFFLSRGAEDEYQHLPFNDLAAMEKILSQKQTAAVILETIPATYGFPLPKDGYLTGVRELCDHYGTLGSVAKNISRTKRSFRRKIYAA; encoded by the coding sequence ATGGAAAAATCTGAAATTATCGAGATGGCTAAAAATTATCTGTGTCCCGGGAAAATAGATACCTTTGGGCAAATCGGCATCGATCTTGTAATCGGAAAAAGAAAAGGCCCCTATATCTTTGATCATGACGGAAAAAAACTGATCGACCTCCGTATCAACGGCGGAACCTTCAACCTGGGTCATCGCCCGCCAGAATTGATCCAAGTGCTTGTATCCGCACTTGAAAAAACCGATATCGGCAACCATCATTTTGCCAGTGAAGCCCGGGCAGTTCTGGCCCGAAAACTTGCTGAAAACACGCCGGGAGACCTCCACTATACCGTCTTTGCTTCAGGTGGAAGCGAGGCTGTGGATATTGCCGTAAAAACGGCCAGATGGGCGACAAAGAGAAAAAAAATTCTCTCTTTGGACAAGGGATACCACGGCAGTACAGGAATTTCAGGGAACCTGGGCGATCCCAACAATGCCCAATTCTTTCTCAGCCGGGGTGCCGAAGATGAGTACCAGCATCTGCCTTTTAACGACCTGGCCGCAATGGAAAAGATACTTTCACAAAAACAAACCGCAGCCGTTATCCTGGAAACCATCCCTGCCACATATGGATTTCCCCTGCCAAAGGACGGATATCTCACAGGGGTTAGAGAGCTGTGTGACCATTACGGGACGCTTGGTTCTGTTGCAAAAAATATTTCCAGGACAAAGAGATCGTTCAGGCGTAAAATTTACGCAGCATAA
- a CDS encoding TetR/AcrR family transcriptional regulator, whose protein sequence is MIFYPAQELFNTRSKKGLLMPSSKKQRGRPLKSETQKAVIRDQIIGCARTLFLEEGFENVSMRKIAAKANCTPTTLYHYFHNKRHLLHFLWEELFEQVSDFSMPQVKKKTDPLSQIQSIMTQYSTYWIENPDHFRVIFMVEDLLSPLDEDLNAETMISHMQIFQVLISAIEQGIKTGLFEYDNTELIWQILLAHSHGIVSSLITIREIPWRSDHELIQHSVEITLKGLLSKPR, encoded by the coding sequence ATGATTTTTTATCCGGCACAAGAATTATTTAACACGCGTTCTAAAAAAGGTTTGCTTATGCCCTCCTCAAAAAAACAAAGAGGTCGCCCCCTTAAAAGTGAAACTCAAAAAGCGGTTATCAGAGACCAGATCATTGGATGTGCAAGAACACTTTTTCTGGAAGAGGGTTTTGAGAATGTTTCCATGAGAAAGATTGCCGCAAAGGCAAATTGTACCCCCACGACCCTGTATCACTATTTTCACAACAAGCGTCACCTGCTCCATTTTTTATGGGAAGAACTCTTTGAGCAGGTTTCTGATTTCAGTATGCCACAGGTTAAAAAAAAGACAGATCCTTTGTCGCAAATCCAAAGCATAATGACTCAATATTCAACATACTGGATTGAGAACCCAGATCATTTCCGTGTAATTTTTATGGTTGAAGATCTTTTGTCTCCTTTGGATGAAGACCTGAATGCCGAGACCATGATAAGTCATATGCAGATTTTTCAGGTGTTGATCTCCGCTATTGAACAGGGGATTAAAACCGGTCTGTTTGAATATGACAACACTGAATTGATCTGGCAGATTCTCCTGGCCCACAGCCATGGCATTGTATCAAGCCTTATCACGATTCGGGAAATTCCATGGAGATCAGATCATGAACTCATCCAGCATAGCGTTGAGATCACGCTCAAGGGACTTTTATCTAAACCAAGGTGA
- a CDS encoding valine--tRNA ligase, producing MGSDSLDKGYEPKGIEEKWYSFWLENGFFKAEDKSDKEGFSIVIPPPNVTGVLHMGHALNNVIQDIMCRYRRLLGFNVLWMPGTDHAGIATQNVVERKLAAEGRTRDQLGREEFIEEVWRWREKSGGAIINQLKRLGASCDWDRERFTMDEGLSEAVRKVFVRLYKEGLIYQDQYIINWCPRCRTALADLEVEYEEKDAYLYYIRYPFKDSKKGLTVATTRPETMFGDTAVAVNPNDERFKDMDQTEVVLPLTDRTIPIIKDDYVDTEFGTGALKVTPAHDPNDFHLGEKHGLKKLKVIDDSGMMNKEAGQFEGLDRFECRKQAVEALAELGLLEKKEPLKHSVGNCYRCHTDVEPSISKQWFVKVGPLAEKASEAVRSGRTKIIPDNWSKTYFEWMDNIRDWCISRQIWWGHRIPVWKCPDCKAVIVEETDPTECPQCGCKDIVQETDVLDTWFSSALWPFSTMGWPENTELLKIFYPTNVLVTGFDILFFWVARMMMMGIHFMDDQVPFDDVYIHALVRDEHGKKMSKSKGNVIDPLKVIDEYGADAFRFTLAAFAAQGRDVKMSESRVEGYRHFVNKLWNASRFALMHITSKDTRIETDKLSLPERWILSRSQATAKAVKEGIEGYKFNEAASSVYQFVWHEFCDWFLETAKPGLYEKEGVARRDTSRAVLATVLEEILIMLHPFMPFVTEEIYHILPTTQGSVMKASFPYSEQGYERFRDETAETQMGFLFGLISGIRNIRSEMNIQPSMKIKVLANTEDELEKLLIAENKSVIANLATLESLYFCDADNLPSSAATTVTGDTTCFVSLEGVIDFDKEIRRLEKESEKNTKELTGIQKRLNNESFLEKAPDEVIEKVKAQHAELQEKQDKITANLERVKGMK from the coding sequence ATGGGTTCGGATTCTCTGGATAAAGGATATGAGCCAAAAGGCATTGAAGAAAAATGGTATTCATTCTGGCTGGAAAACGGGTTTTTTAAGGCAGAGGATAAAAGTGACAAGGAGGGGTTCTCCATTGTAATTCCCCCGCCAAACGTCACAGGCGTTCTTCACATGGGTCATGCCCTGAACAATGTAATCCAGGATATCATGTGCCGATACCGCAGGCTGCTCGGGTTTAATGTTTTGTGGATGCCGGGAACCGACCATGCCGGCATTGCCACCCAGAATGTGGTGGAAAGAAAACTGGCAGCCGAGGGCAGGACCCGGGATCAGCTTGGCCGTGAAGAATTCATTGAAGAGGTCTGGCGCTGGCGGGAAAAATCCGGCGGAGCCATTATCAACCAGCTCAAACGCCTCGGTGCCTCCTGTGACTGGGACCGGGAACGGTTTACCATGGATGAGGGGCTTTCAGAAGCCGTTCGCAAGGTATTTGTCCGTCTCTACAAAGAGGGCCTGATCTATCAAGACCAGTATATTATCAACTGGTGCCCAAGATGCCGTACCGCCCTTGCCGATCTTGAGGTGGAGTATGAAGAAAAAGATGCCTATCTTTACTATATCAGGTATCCGTTCAAGGATAGCAAAAAAGGGCTGACCGTTGCCACAACAAGGCCTGAAACCATGTTCGGGGATACCGCTGTTGCGGTCAACCCCAATGATGAACGATTCAAGGACATGGATCAGACAGAGGTGGTGCTGCCCCTGACCGACCGGACCATTCCCATTATCAAGGATGATTATGTCGATACTGAATTTGGTACCGGCGCTCTCAAGGTCACCCCGGCCCATGACCCCAATGATTTTCATCTGGGGGAAAAACACGGACTTAAAAAACTCAAGGTTATTGATGATTCGGGGATGATGAACAAAGAGGCGGGTCAGTTTGAAGGCCTGGACCGGTTCGAATGCCGTAAACAGGCGGTTGAAGCCCTGGCGGAACTTGGGCTGCTGGAAAAAAAAGAACCTCTAAAACACAGCGTGGGAAATTGCTACCGCTGTCACACCGATGTGGAACCCTCAATTTCCAAGCAATGGTTTGTAAAGGTTGGACCTCTGGCAGAAAAGGCCTCGGAAGCGGTCAGGTCTGGCAGGACAAAAATTATTCCAGACAATTGGTCAAAAACTTATTTTGAGTGGATGGATAATATCCGGGACTGGTGCATTTCAAGGCAGATCTGGTGGGGGCACAGGATTCCGGTTTGGAAATGTCCGGACTGCAAGGCCGTTATTGTAGAAGAGACAGATCCCACTGAATGTCCCCAGTGCGGGTGTAAAGATATTGTCCAGGAAACCGATGTGTTGGATACCTGGTTTTCTTCGGCGCTCTGGCCGTTTTCCACCATGGGATGGCCTGAGAATACAGAGCTTCTCAAAATTTTTTACCCCACCAATGTCCTGGTGACAGGCTTTGATATCCTTTTTTTCTGGGTGGCCCGGATGATGATGATGGGTATTCATTTTATGGATGACCAGGTGCCTTTTGATGATGTGTATATCCATGCCCTGGTCAGGGACGAACATGGCAAAAAAATGTCCAAGTCCAAGGGGAATGTCATTGATCCTTTAAAGGTGATTGACGAGTATGGGGCTGATGCCTTCAGGTTCACTTTGGCCGCCTTTGCCGCCCAGGGCAGGGACGTGAAAATGTCTGAATCCAGGGTTGAGGGCTACCGCCATTTTGTTAATAAGCTCTGGAATGCATCCAGGTTTGCCCTCATGCATATCACCTCAAAAGATACCCGGATTGAAACCGATAAACTCAGCCTGCCCGAACGCTGGATCCTTTCCAGATCCCAGGCCACAGCAAAGGCTGTGAAAGAGGGCATTGAAGGGTATAAGTTCAATGAGGCCGCCTCCTCTGTATACCAGTTTGTATGGCATGAATTCTGCGACTGGTTTTTGGAAACTGCCAAACCCGGATTGTATGAAAAAGAGGGCGTGGCCAGGCGGGATACCTCAAGGGCAGTGCTTGCCACCGTGCTTGAAGAAATTCTGATCATGCTTCATCCGTTTATGCCCTTTGTGACAGAAGAAATTTATCATATCCTTCCGACCACCCAGGGCTCTGTGATGAAGGCCTCTTTTCCATATTCCGAGCAAGGGTATGAGCGTTTCAGGGATGAAACCGCCGAAACCCAGATGGGTTTTTTGTTTGGACTGATTTCAGGCATCCGGAATATCCGCAGTGAGATGAATATCCAGCCGTCCATGAAAATAAAGGTGCTGGCCAATACCGAAGATGAACTGGAAAAACTGCTCATTGCCGAAAATAAGTCTGTGATTGCCAATCTGGCGACCTTGGAAAGCCTTTATTTTTGTGATGCCGATAATCTGCCCAGCTCTGCTGCAACGACGGTGACAGGTGATACTACCTGTTTTGTATCCCTTGAAGGGGTGATTGATTTTGACAAAGAGATTCGCCGCCTTGAAAAGGAATCGGAAAAAAATACCAAAGAGCTGACAGGGATCCAGAAACGCTTGAACAATGAAAGTTTTCTTGAAAAAGCACCGGATGAGGTCATTGAAAAGGTAAAGGCCCAGCATGCCGAGCTTCAGGAAAAGCAGGATAAGATCACAGCCAACCTGGAACGAGTCAAGGGGATGAAATAA
- the nadC gene encoding carboxylating nicotinate-nucleotide diphosphorylase → MDMNDQIIRLALFEDSGLGDVTTESILPDPRSGKGIIVAKQEFVMAGIDVAKQVFSIIDPSIRTVSRFKDGEKIQNGEVILEITGDLLSLLKAERVALNFLQRLSGIATLTRTFVNALDNSDVRLVDTRKTTPGWRRMEKDAVRAGGGYNHRFALYDGILIKDNHIAVAGSVEIAIALVRARTSHLMKIEVEVSSMEEVRKALAAGADVIMLDNMDIESMTTAVAYIDGRAIVEASGNVSLDTLNAIAKTGVDVISCGALTHQARSVDLSMRINPE, encoded by the coding sequence ATGGACATGAATGACCAGATTATTCGTCTGGCCCTGTTTGAGGATTCAGGCCTTGGGGATGTCACCACTGAATCCATTTTGCCTGATCCCCGCTCAGGAAAAGGGATTATCGTGGCCAAGCAGGAGTTTGTCATGGCAGGGATTGACGTGGCAAAACAGGTGTTTTCCATTATTGATCCCTCCATTAGAACCGTTTCGCGGTTCAAGGATGGAGAAAAAATTCAGAACGGAGAGGTGATTCTTGAGATTACAGGAGATCTTTTATCCCTGCTCAAGGCAGAGCGGGTGGCCTTGAATTTTCTCCAGCGTCTTTCCGGTATTGCCACCTTGACCCGTACCTTTGTAAATGCCCTGGACAACAGCGATGTCCGGCTCGTGGATACGCGGAAAACCACGCCCGGTTGGCGGCGGATGGAAAAGGATGCCGTCCGGGCAGGCGGGGGATATAACCATCGGTTTGCCCTGTATGACGGGATCTTGATCAAGGATAACCATATTGCCGTGGCAGGCTCCGTTGAAATCGCCATTGCCCTGGTCAGGGCAAGAACCTCACATCTTATGAAAATAGAGGTGGAGGTCTCTTCCATGGAAGAAGTCCGTAAGGCCCTGGCTGCGGGTGCTGATGTGATCATGCTGGACAATATGGATATTGAATCCATGACGACTGCGGTGGCCTATATTGATGGGCGGGCCATTGTGGAGGCTTCGGGGAATGTCTCTCTTGACACCTTGAACGCCATTGCAAAAACCGGTGTGGATGTCATTTCCTGTGGCGCATTGACCCACCAGGCAAGATCAGTGGACCTGAGCATGAGGATCAACCCGGAATAG
- a CDS encoding diguanylate cyclase, which yields MASAILIVDDDIAIKESVEEYLTLLSYKVKSAENAGQAMEILKTFRADMVLTDIMMQGMDGLELTKQLKQNHGVDVMVMTGYSADYSYEEAIKAGASDFIFKPFRFEELDLRIKRVLRESAFKRERAKLLAEMEQLAITDALTGLYNSRQFFHQIKQEIKRYDRYSRALSLLILDIDFFKRYNDTLGHLEGDKVLMGIGRIIKSCMRSMDTAYRYGGEEFAILLPETGLKKACVVGARIKDNIAKEIFTPDTGEKQSVTVSIGASELKNGEDFTEFIKRTDKALYKSKETGRNKLTYS from the coding sequence ATGGCCTCTGCCATTTTAATCGTTGACGATGATATTGCCATTAAAGAATCTGTTGAGGAATACCTCACCCTATTATCCTACAAGGTTAAAAGTGCGGAAAATGCCGGTCAGGCCATGGAAATACTTAAAACCTTTCGGGCAGACATGGTGCTCACCGACATCATGATGCAGGGCATGGACGGGCTTGAACTCACCAAACAACTCAAGCAGAACCATGGTGTTGACGTCATGGTCATGACCGGTTACTCTGCGGATTATTCCTATGAAGAAGCCATCAAGGCCGGGGCCAGTGATTTTATTTTCAAACCCTTTCGGTTTGAAGAGTTGGATCTTCGAATCAAACGGGTGTTACGGGAATCAGCCTTTAAAAGAGAGCGTGCCAAACTCCTGGCGGAAATGGAACAACTGGCCATCACCGATGCCTTGACCGGACTTTACAATTCCAGACAGTTTTTTCACCAGATCAAACAGGAAATCAAACGGTATGACCGCTATTCAAGGGCCTTGTCCCTGCTGATTCTGGACATTGATTTTTTCAAACGATACAATGACACCTTGGGTCATCTTGAAGGGGACAAGGTGCTGATGGGTATCGGCAGGATCATTAAATCCTGCATGCGGTCCATGGACACGGCCTATCGATACGGAGGCGAAGAATTTGCCATTCTCCTGCCGGAAACCGGATTAAAAAAAGCCTGTGTGGTCGGGGCCAGGATCAAGGACAATATTGCCAAAGAAATTTTCACCCCGGATACAGGAGAAAAACAATCGGTGACCGTAAGTATCGGGGCCAGTGAACTCAAAAATGGAGAGGATTTTACAGAATTTATCAAAAGAACGGACAAGGCCCTGTATAAATCCAAGGAAACCGGCAGAAACAAACTCACCTATTCTTAA